A region from the Musa acuminata AAA Group cultivar baxijiao chromosome BXJ1-10, Cavendish_Baxijiao_AAA, whole genome shotgun sequence genome encodes:
- the LOC103969532 gene encoding uncharacterized protein LOC103969532, with protein MWSRKRRWITACYHPYSVGVVALLFIVYKFFPSLFGLLVNSSPVIVCTSLLLGILLGLARPNVSENEEDNKLIDASSSLKNESVANDLVAKNEEKFKVRSRVGSKGATKRMTVKTIVLGGSKLNELDQTDATSVYSVEEDNNLIEDKHAARRLVEDLIEASEGIGCAEKITTVLGVNADETKLDRCHDSCLDSSWHHINHKDASSDSESDGTDISNSSVANAVPILDELDPLVSKDNSEDDSVAFSQNHVSDDGSTEDEAENQDDEDDEELQEEKDDGNKVVVTWTADDQKNLMDLGKSELERNRWLENLIAKREAKKATEKNLIDLDDNMEETSQAYAQLPSVSAPRRNPFDLPYDSDESIPGSAPSVLLPRQNPFDLSYEQIYDEENSNHEFVAVPQRDMFIRRHESFSVGPSFFSDFKVEKRASRFKAYFGAEKNEPQETTYAGLHRESSGSSDSKLSSTSESDAVSSVIDQEHQKDLLLGSGSSTKHETIPIEQNSQSLEDVKSVDVQQVESQINIINDHATHPSDSMLMEETHQANESFGTTNDDTSRDLVLNLADSFAERVEVIDEEYESSSSTPSEAENNSPDLEQTSDGSSKGSTASSKTIVADSDVVNVETDHVHDSHIVEPVYDSSPTATERSHSNSALDEAFCIADKGGSPSSAAAERIISSGGGTEESLTSTQGTLWVVPPSLAFVDQNESVSREISIIKELDVIGDELSKVHEDFGGPILPVLPDPAARQSMLGSNLSSVEIETSEDR; from the exons ATGTGGTCGAGGAAAAGAAGATGGATAACTGCTTGTTATCATCCGTACTCTGTTGGTGTAGTTGCCCTCTTGTTTATAGTGTACAAGTTTTTTCCTTCACTGTTTGGTCTTCTTGTAAATTCTTCCCCGGTCATTGTTTGCACAAGTCTTCTTCTTGGAATCCTTCTGGGTCTTGCCAGACCGAATGTTTCTGAGAATGAAGAAGATAATAAGTTAATTGATGCAAGTTCATCTCTGAAGAATGAGTCAGTTGCAAATGATCTTGTGGCCAAGAATGAGGAAAAGTTCAAAGTCAGATCTCGTGTAGGGAGTAAAGGAGCAACTAAGAGAATGACAGTAAAGACAATTGTTTTGGGTGGTAGCAAGCTTAATGAGCTGGATCAAACAGATGCTACTTCTGTTTATTCAGTTGAGGAAGATAATAACTTGATCGAAGATAAACATGCTGCAAGAAGGCTGGTTGAAGATTTGATAGAAGCCAGTGAAGGTATTGGTTGTGCTGAAAAGATCACTACAGTTCTTGGTGTGAATGCTGATGAAACTAAATTGGACCGATGTCATGACTCTTGTTTGGATTCTTCTTGGCATCACATCAATCACAAGGATGCTTCTTCCGATTCTGAATCTGATGGAACAGATATCTCTAATTCTTCTGTGGCAAATGCTGTACCGATTCTTGATGAGCTCGACCCGCTCGTTTCAAAGGACAATTCTGAAGATGATTCTGTAGCATTCTCACAGAACCATGTCTCAGATGATGGTAGCACAGAGGATGAAGCTGAAAACCAAGATGACGAAGATGATGAAGAGTTACAAGAGGAGAAAGATGACGGAAACAAAGTCGTTGTAACATGGACTGCTGATGATCAGAAGAATCTCATGGATCTCGGCAAGTCTGAACTCGAAAGGAATCGCTGGCTGGAGAACTTAATAGCTAAACGAGAAGCAAAGAAGGCAACAGAGAAGAACTTAATAGATTTGGATGATAACATGGAGGAGACATCACAGGCTTATGCTCAACTTCCATCTGTTAGTGCACCAAGAAGGAATCCGTTTGATCTTCCCTATGATTCGGATGAATCAATTCCTGGTTCAGCTCCTTCAGTACTCTTACCGAGGCAAAATCCATTTGATCTTTCTTATGAGCAGATATATGATGAGGAGAACTCAAACCATGAGTTTGTTGCAGTTCCACAGCGTGATATGTTTATCAGAAGGCATGAGAGCTTCTCAGTTGGTCCTTCATTTTTCAGTGATTTTAAGGTTGAGAAGCGTGCTTCCCGGTTCAAGGCTTATTTTGGTGCAGAAAAGAATGAGCCTCAGGAGACAACTTATGCTGGTCTGCACAGAGAATCAAGTGGAAGTAGTGATTCAAAACTGAGTTCTACTTCAGAATCTGATGCAGTTTCTTCAGTCATTGATCAGGAACATCAGAAAGACTTGCTTCTAGGGAGTGGGTCTTCTACTAAACATGAAACAATTCCTATTGAACAAAACAGCCAATCCTTAGAGGATGTTAAGTCAGTGGATGTTCAACAAGTAGAGAGTCAGATAAACATAATTAATGATCACGCAACTCATCCGAGTGACAGCATGCTCATGGAAGAAACTCATCAAGCCAATGAAAGCTTTGGAACAACCAATGATGACACCAGCAGAGACTTGGTACTGAATTTGGCCGATTCTTTTGCTGAGAGGGTTGAAGTGATCGATGAAGAGTATGAGTCGAGTTCCTCTACTCCATCAGAAGCAGAAAATAATAGTCCTGACCTGGAACAAACGAGTGATGGTTCCTCAAAAGGCTCAACTGCTTCCTCGAAGACCATTGTAGCAGACTCCGATGTTGTGAATGTGGAAACAGATCATGTTCATGACAGCCATATTGTGGAACCTGTTTATGATTCCAGCCCAACAGCAACTGAAAGATCACATTCGAATTCGGCACTTGATGAAGCTTTCTGTATTGCTG ATAAAGGAGGTTCACCTTCAAGTGCAGCAGCTGAAAGAATTATTTCATCTGGTGGAGGAACAGAAGAAAGCTTGACATCCACCCAGGGGACTCTCTGGGTTGTACCTCCAAGCCTAGCATTTGTAGACCAGAATGAATCAGTATCAAGGGAGATATCAATAATCAAGGAGCTTGATGTCATTGGAGATGAGTTGTCTAAAGTTCATGAAGATTTTGGTGGCCCGATTTTGCCTGTTTTACCAGATCCAGCAGCTAGGCAGAGCATGCTTGGCTCAAATTTGTCATCGGTGGAGATTGAAACAAGTGAAGATAGATAA
- the LOC103969533 gene encoding transcription factor GAMYB-like isoform X1 has translation MIRPGFDRWLMQPASVCALSRRVRARNHRRSVRILIAVVNMIWRSWEMNHLSTKSDMEMIPEDHMDMPSVDEGRRGKSVSKDGQVLKKGPWTSAEDALLVEYVKEHGEGNWNAVQKNSGLSRCGKSCRLRWANHLRPNLKKGAFTPEEEQLIIKLHAKMGNKWAQMATQLPGRTDNEIKNFWNTRIKRLQRAGLPLYPPNVCCQASDGDQQTQIVSSVTQHQNDILQGNNFNFPDIVFENFDPDHGDLSYTSSFPDISMSRMCQGFESQDHGYTNMLNNVEQLRDSETINVGYYSTFYSGLPSVSQFPFEPSGKIQLAFGLDNPYDPDANIKNLATFGGEISLSHALSNGNFSASRPLSGAWKLELPSLQHAEIDDSSWTAYHSTPRLEAVDTYVESSPTAVSLQSECISPRSSGLLEVMLHEAQALSNSKRHSSQKSSSSSAITHNEMLESSGLNFFDIGWEDCNDPISPLGCSAASIFNEFMPPISGSSIHEFLPSESTTVSAGSLNIMAVAEQISIPNVEEKHVLSQTDFPEPEAVLGSGWLEESSQAGKDCFVSNDAIATPLDQDFCKDTKMVPAGASSNPLQGFGLESYPWNKMPDACQMPELP, from the exons ATGATTCGTCCAGGCTTCGACCGTTGGTTGATGCAACCCGCATCGGTCTGCGCCTTGAGCCGACGTGTCAGAGCAAGGAATCATCGTCGTTCTGTAAGAATCCTGATCGCTGTCGTCAACATGATTTGGAG GTCTTGGGAAATGAATCATTTGTCAACTAAGAGTGATATGGAAATGATTCCAGAAGACCACATGGACATGCCTTCAGTGGATGAAGGTAGGAGAGGGAAATCAGTGAGTAAGGATGGTCAGGTTTTGAAGAAGGGACCTTGGACATCTGCGGAGGATGCACTTTTGGTTGAATATGTTAAAGAGCATGGGGAGGGAAATTGGAATGCAGTTCAGAAAAACTCAGGGCTGTCTCGATGTGGTAAAAGCTGTCGTCTGCGATGGGCTAATCATCTCAGGCCAAATCTAAAGAAAGGTGCCTTTACGCCAGAAGAGGAGCAACTGATCATTAAACTTCATGCTAAGATGGGCAACAAATGGGCTCAGATGGCAACACAA TTACCTGGCCGCACCGATAATGAGATTAAGAACTTTTGGAACACACGAATAAAGAGACTCCAGCGTGCTGGTTTACCCCTGTATCCTCCTAATGTTTGTTGTCAAGCTTCAGATGGAGATCAGCAAACTCAAATTGTCAGCTCTGTAACCCAACACCAGAATGACATCTTGCAGGGAAACAACTTCAATTTTCCTGATATTGTATTTGAGAACTTCGACCCTGATCATGGGGATTTATCTTATACCTCCTCATTTCCAGATATCTCAATGAGTCGCATGTGTCAAGGGTTTGAATCCCAAGACCATGGGTACACGAATATGTTGAATAATGTTGAACAGCTTCGAGACTCCGAAACCATAAATGTTGGCTACTATAGCACTTTCTACAGTGGGCTTCCCTCAGTATCTCAATTTCCATTTGAGCCATCTGGAAAGATACAGTTAGCATTTGGCTTAGATAATCCATATGATCCTGATGCCAACATCAAGAACCTGGCAACTTTTGGAGGTGAAATTTCTCTCAGCCATGCCTTATCAAATGGCAATTTCTCTGCTTCTAGGCCCCTTTCCGGAGCTTGGAAGTTGGAGCTCCCTTCACTCCAACATGCAGAAATTGATGACAGTAGCTGGACTGCATACCATTCCACACCACGTCTTGAGGCAGTTGATACATATGTTGAATCCTCTCCAACAGCTGTCTCATTGCAATCTGAATGCATTTCACCAAGGAGCAGCGGTTTACTAGAGGTGATGCTTCATGAGGCACAGGCACTAAGCAACTCAAAGAGACATTCATCTCAGAAGAGCTCGAGTTCTTCTGCTATCACACATAATGAAATGTTGGAAAGTTCAGGCCTTAACTTCTTTGATATCGGGTGGGAAGATTGCAATGACCCAATTTCTCCCTTGGGCTGTTCTGCTGCTTCTATCTTCAATGAGTTCATGCCTCCCATCAGTGGCAGTTCAATTCATGAGTTTCTACCTTCCGAGTCTACAACCG TTTCTGCAGGTTCACTAAATATCATGGCTGTTGCTGAACAAATTTCAATCCCTAATGTGGAGGAGAAACACGTCTTATCTCAAACAGATTTCCCTGAACCTGAAGCTGTACTGGGATCAGGTTGGCTTGAGGAAAGTTCTCAAGCTGGAAAAGATTGTTTTGTTTCGAATGATGCAATAGCAACACCCTTGGATCAAGACTTTTGCAAAGATACCAAGATGGTGCCTGCTGGGGCATCATCTAATCCTCTGCAAGGATTTGGGCTTGAATCTTATCCATGGAATAAGATGCCTGATGCGTGTCAAATGCCCGAGCTTCCTTGA
- the LOC103969535 gene encoding uncharacterized protein LOC103969535: protein MANTACFIIVSRNDIPIYEAEVGSAMKKEEAAQQHQFILHAALDIVEDLAWTTSAMFLKAVDKFNDLVVSVYVTAGHTRFMLLHDSRNEDGIKSFFQEVQELYIKILLNPLYLPGSRITSSHFDTKVRALARKYL from the exons ATGGCTAATACAGCGTGCTTCATTATTGTCAGCAGAAATGACATTCCAATTTATGAAGCTGAAGTTGGCTCTGCAATGAAA AAAGAAGAAGCTGCTCAGCAGCACCAGTTCATTTTACATGCTGCCTTGGATATTGTCGAAGACCTTGCATGGACAACAAGTGCTAT GTTCTTGAAGGCAGTGGACAAGTTCAATGATCTTGTGGTCTCTGTATATGTTACTGCTGGT CACACTAGATTTATGTTGCTACATGATTCCCGCAATGAGGATGGGATAAAGAGTTTCTTCCAAGAGGTTCAGGAGCTTTACATAAAG ATTTTATTAAATCCCCTATACTTACCTGGGTCGCGCATCACATCATCACATTTTGATACCAAAGTCCGAGCTCTTGCAAGAAAATATCTGTGA
- the LOC103969534 gene encoding uncharacterized protein LOC103969534 gives MAATAMSLCFSNRPPWMMQMAVKNHGIKPVIQHRSLSRSIIHRRSRHHVGRRSGLSSHRFAVFATTEGSAKSNKSDEQIPSWARPDSDEPPPWARDEGDKSTSQSSVKIPFFVYLLASAITAIAAIGSVFEYVNQKPVFGVLQSDSVFYAPLLGFFVFTGIPTSAFLWFKSVEAANKESEEQDRRDGYL, from the exons ATGGCTGCCACTGCCATGTCTTTGTGCTTTTCTAATCGTCCTccttggatgatgcaaatggccgTAAAGAATCATGGAATAAAGCCAGTCATTCAGCACAGATCTTTATCTCGATCTATTATCCACAGAAGAAGCCGACACCATGTTGGTCGGCGTTCAGGCTTATCATCCCATAGGTTTGCTGTGTTTGCAACCACTGAAGGCTCAGCAAAATCAAACAAGTCAGATGAACAGATTCCCTCTTGGGCTAGACCTGATTCCGATGAACCTCCACCTTGGGCTCGTGATGAGGGCGACAAAAGCACTTCTCAGTCATCAGTCAAGATCCCTTTTTTTGTGTATTTACTTGCATCGGCCATAACAGCAATAGCAGCG ATTGGTTCGGTGTTTGAGTACGTAAACCAGAAGCCTGTTTTTGGGGTCCTACAATCAGACAGTGTCTTCTATGCACCATTGCTTGGTTTCTTTGTTTTTACTGGAATACCTACCTCG GCATTTTTGTGGTTTAAATCTGTGGAAGCTGCAAACAAAGAATCTGAGGAGCAAGACAGGAGAGATGGATATCTCTAA
- the LOC103969531 gene encoding F-box protein At4g18380, whose product MQPKARVYADPSRDLDEFERLPDSIVLLIFNKVADVRSLCSCSAVSKRFNSLVFLVHDVYLKIDHVVTIDGDCDDPLSPSSPRHRRLFSNFVKLILSTLLKPFHNLHSTNGGNKPIVPQLSHHSPAQVLKNFAHVRNLRIELPAGEVATEEGVILKWRAEFGSTIQNCVIFGGTRVDRKPVFSEHESPVEDSGSIPDSFYTNGGLKLRVVWTINSLIAASRRHYLLQPIIKDHPTLKSLVLSDADGQGTLNMGVGQLKEFREKPLVASAASNRTQVPASNMKLKYSPYLDLPGGMALQGATLVTIKPSSDGSSGTNTNTTESDAFIFGAFEGPFKVAAKSLMKRRTYLLEMNGF is encoded by the coding sequence ATGCAACCCAAAGCAAGAGTATATGCTGACCCATCCCGTGACCTGGATGAATTCGAGCGGCTGCCTGACTCGATTGTCCTCCTCATCTTCAATAAGGTTGCAGATGTCCGATCGCTCTGTAGCTGCTCTGCTGTTTCGAAACGGTTCAATTCCCTCGTATTTTTGGTCCATGATGTCTATCTTAAGATCGACCATGTGGTGACCATTGATGGTGATTGTGATGATCCCTTGAGCCCATCCTCTCCCAGGCATAGGAGACTCTTCTCCAACTTCGTAAAGCTCATTCTCTCTACTCTTCTAAAACCCTTCCACAACCTTCACAGCACCAATGGCGGTAACAAACCTATCGTCCCACAGCTCTCCCATCACTCTCCTGCACAAGTTCTCAAGAACTTTGCCCATGTCCGCAACCTCAGGATTGAACTGCCTGCTGGAGAAGTTGCAACTGAGGAAGGGGTTATTTTAAAATGGAGAGCTGAGTTTGGGAGTACTATCCAGAATTGTGTAATCTTCGGGGGTACAAGAGTTGACCGGAAGCCGGTCTTCTCTGAGCATGAATCGCCTGTAGAAGACAGCGGAAGCATTCCTGACTCTTTCTACACAAATGGAGGACTAAAGCTTCGTGTTGTCTGGACAATCAATTCTTTGATTGCTGCTTCCAGGAGGCACTATCTTCTCCAGCCTATTATCAAGGACCATCCAACTTTGAAGAGCTTGGTCCTCAGCGACGCTGATGGGCAGGGAACACTAAATATGGGTGTAGGACAGCTGAAGGAGTTCAGAGAAAAGCCACTGGTAGCCTCAGCAGCTTCAAACAGGACACAAGTTCCAGCTTCCAACATGAAATTAAAATATTCTCCCTATTTGGATCTCCCTGGTGGGATGGCATTACAAGGTGCCACCCTAGTGACTATTAAGCCATCTTCTGATGGAAGCAGTGGCACTAACACCAATACGACTGAGAGTGACGCCTTTATTTTTGGAGCATTTGAGGGCCCATTCAAGGTTGCAGCAAAGTCACTGATGAAGCGACGGACTTACCTTCTGGAAATGAATGGTTTCTAG
- the LOC103969533 gene encoding transcription factor GAMYB-like isoform X3 has protein sequence MNHLSTKSDMEMIPEDHMDMPSVDEGRRGKSVSKDGQVLKKGPWTSAEDALLVEYVKEHGEGNWNAVQKNSGLSRCGKSCRLRWANHLRPNLKKGAFTPEEEQLIIKLHAKMGNKWAQMATQLPGRTDNEIKNFWNTRIKRLQRAGLPLYPPNVCCQASDGDQQTQIVSSVTQHQNDILQGNNFNFPDIVFENFDPDHGDLSYTSSFPDISMSRMCQGFESQDHGYTNMLNNVEQLRDSETINVGYYSTFYSGLPSVSQFPFEPSGKIQLAFGLDNPYDPDANIKNLATFGGEISLSHALSNGNFSASRPLSGAWKLELPSLQHAEIDDSSWTAYHSTPRLEAVDTYVESSPTAVSLQSECISPRSSGLLEVMLHEAQALSNSKRHSSQKSSSSSAITHNEMLESSGLNFFDIGWEDCNDPISPLGCSAASIFNEFMPPISGSSIHEFLPSESTTVSAGSLNIMAVAEQISIPNVEEKHVLSQTDFPEPEAVLGSGWLEESSQAGKDCFVSNDAIATPLDQDFCKDTKMVPAGASSNPLQGFGLESYPWNKMPDACQMPELP, from the exons ATGAATCATTTGTCAACTAAGAGTGATATGGAAATGATTCCAGAAGACCACATGGACATGCCTTCAGTGGATGAAGGTAGGAGAGGGAAATCAGTGAGTAAGGATGGTCAGGTTTTGAAGAAGGGACCTTGGACATCTGCGGAGGATGCACTTTTGGTTGAATATGTTAAAGAGCATGGGGAGGGAAATTGGAATGCAGTTCAGAAAAACTCAGGGCTGTCTCGATGTGGTAAAAGCTGTCGTCTGCGATGGGCTAATCATCTCAGGCCAAATCTAAAGAAAGGTGCCTTTACGCCAGAAGAGGAGCAACTGATCATTAAACTTCATGCTAAGATGGGCAACAAATGGGCTCAGATGGCAACACAA TTACCTGGCCGCACCGATAATGAGATTAAGAACTTTTGGAACACACGAATAAAGAGACTCCAGCGTGCTGGTTTACCCCTGTATCCTCCTAATGTTTGTTGTCAAGCTTCAGATGGAGATCAGCAAACTCAAATTGTCAGCTCTGTAACCCAACACCAGAATGACATCTTGCAGGGAAACAACTTCAATTTTCCTGATATTGTATTTGAGAACTTCGACCCTGATCATGGGGATTTATCTTATACCTCCTCATTTCCAGATATCTCAATGAGTCGCATGTGTCAAGGGTTTGAATCCCAAGACCATGGGTACACGAATATGTTGAATAATGTTGAACAGCTTCGAGACTCCGAAACCATAAATGTTGGCTACTATAGCACTTTCTACAGTGGGCTTCCCTCAGTATCTCAATTTCCATTTGAGCCATCTGGAAAGATACAGTTAGCATTTGGCTTAGATAATCCATATGATCCTGATGCCAACATCAAGAACCTGGCAACTTTTGGAGGTGAAATTTCTCTCAGCCATGCCTTATCAAATGGCAATTTCTCTGCTTCTAGGCCCCTTTCCGGAGCTTGGAAGTTGGAGCTCCCTTCACTCCAACATGCAGAAATTGATGACAGTAGCTGGACTGCATACCATTCCACACCACGTCTTGAGGCAGTTGATACATATGTTGAATCCTCTCCAACAGCTGTCTCATTGCAATCTGAATGCATTTCACCAAGGAGCAGCGGTTTACTAGAGGTGATGCTTCATGAGGCACAGGCACTAAGCAACTCAAAGAGACATTCATCTCAGAAGAGCTCGAGTTCTTCTGCTATCACACATAATGAAATGTTGGAAAGTTCAGGCCTTAACTTCTTTGATATCGGGTGGGAAGATTGCAATGACCCAATTTCTCCCTTGGGCTGTTCTGCTGCTTCTATCTTCAATGAGTTCATGCCTCCCATCAGTGGCAGTTCAATTCATGAGTTTCTACCTTCCGAGTCTACAACCG TTTCTGCAGGTTCACTAAATATCATGGCTGTTGCTGAACAAATTTCAATCCCTAATGTGGAGGAGAAACACGTCTTATCTCAAACAGATTTCCCTGAACCTGAAGCTGTACTGGGATCAGGTTGGCTTGAGGAAAGTTCTCAAGCTGGAAAAGATTGTTTTGTTTCGAATGATGCAATAGCAACACCCTTGGATCAAGACTTTTGCAAAGATACCAAGATGGTGCCTGCTGGGGCATCATCTAATCCTCTGCAAGGATTTGGGCTTGAATCTTATCCATGGAATAAGATGCCTGATGCGTGTCAAATGCCCGAGCTTCCTTGA
- the LOC103969533 gene encoding transcription factor GAMYB-like isoform X2: protein MIRPGFDRWLMQPASVCALSRRVRARNHRRSVRILIAVVNMIWRSWEMNHLSTKSDMEMIPEDHMDMPSVDEGRRGKSVSKDGQVLKKGPWTSAEDALLVEYVKEHGEGNWNAVQKNSGLSRCGKSCRLRWANHLRPNLKKGAFTPEEEQLIIKLHAKMGNKWAQMATQLPGRTDNEIKNFWNTRIKRLQRAGLPLYPPNVCCQASDGDQQTQIVSSVTQHQNDILQGNNFNFPDIVFENFDPDHGDLSYTSSFPDISMSRMCQGFESQDHGYTNMLNNVEQLRDSETINVGYYSTFYSGLPSVSQFPFEPSGKIQLAFGLDNPYDPDANIKNLATFGGEISLSHALSNGNFSASRPLSGAWKLELPSLQHAEIDDSSWTAYHSTPRLEAVDTYVESSPTAVSLQSECISPRSSGLLEVMLHEAQALSNSKRHSSQKSSSSSAITHNEMLESSGLNFFDIGWEDCNDPISPLGCSAASIFNEFMPPISGSSIHEFLPSESTTGSLNIMAVAEQISIPNVEEKHVLSQTDFPEPEAVLGSGWLEESSQAGKDCFVSNDAIATPLDQDFCKDTKMVPAGASSNPLQGFGLESYPWNKMPDACQMPELP, encoded by the exons ATGATTCGTCCAGGCTTCGACCGTTGGTTGATGCAACCCGCATCGGTCTGCGCCTTGAGCCGACGTGTCAGAGCAAGGAATCATCGTCGTTCTGTAAGAATCCTGATCGCTGTCGTCAACATGATTTGGAG GTCTTGGGAAATGAATCATTTGTCAACTAAGAGTGATATGGAAATGATTCCAGAAGACCACATGGACATGCCTTCAGTGGATGAAGGTAGGAGAGGGAAATCAGTGAGTAAGGATGGTCAGGTTTTGAAGAAGGGACCTTGGACATCTGCGGAGGATGCACTTTTGGTTGAATATGTTAAAGAGCATGGGGAGGGAAATTGGAATGCAGTTCAGAAAAACTCAGGGCTGTCTCGATGTGGTAAAAGCTGTCGTCTGCGATGGGCTAATCATCTCAGGCCAAATCTAAAGAAAGGTGCCTTTACGCCAGAAGAGGAGCAACTGATCATTAAACTTCATGCTAAGATGGGCAACAAATGGGCTCAGATGGCAACACAA TTACCTGGCCGCACCGATAATGAGATTAAGAACTTTTGGAACACACGAATAAAGAGACTCCAGCGTGCTGGTTTACCCCTGTATCCTCCTAATGTTTGTTGTCAAGCTTCAGATGGAGATCAGCAAACTCAAATTGTCAGCTCTGTAACCCAACACCAGAATGACATCTTGCAGGGAAACAACTTCAATTTTCCTGATATTGTATTTGAGAACTTCGACCCTGATCATGGGGATTTATCTTATACCTCCTCATTTCCAGATATCTCAATGAGTCGCATGTGTCAAGGGTTTGAATCCCAAGACCATGGGTACACGAATATGTTGAATAATGTTGAACAGCTTCGAGACTCCGAAACCATAAATGTTGGCTACTATAGCACTTTCTACAGTGGGCTTCCCTCAGTATCTCAATTTCCATTTGAGCCATCTGGAAAGATACAGTTAGCATTTGGCTTAGATAATCCATATGATCCTGATGCCAACATCAAGAACCTGGCAACTTTTGGAGGTGAAATTTCTCTCAGCCATGCCTTATCAAATGGCAATTTCTCTGCTTCTAGGCCCCTTTCCGGAGCTTGGAAGTTGGAGCTCCCTTCACTCCAACATGCAGAAATTGATGACAGTAGCTGGACTGCATACCATTCCACACCACGTCTTGAGGCAGTTGATACATATGTTGAATCCTCTCCAACAGCTGTCTCATTGCAATCTGAATGCATTTCACCAAGGAGCAGCGGTTTACTAGAGGTGATGCTTCATGAGGCACAGGCACTAAGCAACTCAAAGAGACATTCATCTCAGAAGAGCTCGAGTTCTTCTGCTATCACACATAATGAAATGTTGGAAAGTTCAGGCCTTAACTTCTTTGATATCGGGTGGGAAGATTGCAATGACCCAATTTCTCCCTTGGGCTGTTCTGCTGCTTCTATCTTCAATGAGTTCATGCCTCCCATCAGTGGCAGTTCAATTCATGAGTTTCTACCTTCCGAGTCTACAACCG GTTCACTAAATATCATGGCTGTTGCTGAACAAATTTCAATCCCTAATGTGGAGGAGAAACACGTCTTATCTCAAACAGATTTCCCTGAACCTGAAGCTGTACTGGGATCAGGTTGGCTTGAGGAAAGTTCTCAAGCTGGAAAAGATTGTTTTGTTTCGAATGATGCAATAGCAACACCCTTGGATCAAGACTTTTGCAAAGATACCAAGATGGTGCCTGCTGGGGCATCATCTAATCCTCTGCAAGGATTTGGGCTTGAATCTTATCCATGGAATAAGATGCCTGATGCGTGTCAAATGCCCGAGCTTCCTTGA